From a region of the Phragmitibacter flavus genome:
- a CDS encoding transposase yields the protein MSRPLRIEFAGALYHVMARGDGGKAVFEERDDALSFLKLLSKSCARCGWRVHAWVLLSNHFHVLLETPEPNLVIGMKGLLGEFSQSWNRRRRRRGHVFQGRYKAVVVNGDEGDGEFFQVVADYIHLNPVRAGLVGGTSKKELLSYEWSSLPHYRRNQCPEWLERQRVLDAFALSGSRRGRLAYVKSLEERAKNREALKTESSELMLYRGWYMGNEAFRDQLVDKAKALVGRVAKGSVTGEAVRLHERKEAEVKLMRGMGFLELPKEREALKALGCGQEDKVLLASWLKQNTTVGNGWISNQLVMGNERGLARMVRRVLDSKSGRKKYEKLNQMLQCAD from the coding sequence ATGTCCAGACCGTTGCGAATTGAATTTGCTGGGGCGCTCTATCATGTGATGGCGAGGGGAGATGGAGGCAAAGCGGTGTTTGAGGAAAGGGACGATGCTTTGAGTTTCCTCAAATTACTCTCCAAGTCTTGTGCGCGTTGCGGCTGGCGGGTGCATGCGTGGGTGCTTTTGTCGAACCATTTTCATGTGCTGCTTGAAACGCCTGAACCCAATTTGGTGATCGGGATGAAGGGGTTGTTGGGTGAGTTCAGCCAGAGCTGGAATCGGCGAAGGCGCAGGCGAGGGCATGTGTTTCAGGGGCGCTACAAGGCAGTGGTGGTCAATGGGGACGAAGGTGATGGAGAGTTTTTCCAGGTGGTGGCGGATTACATTCATCTCAATCCGGTGAGAGCGGGATTGGTGGGAGGAACCTCAAAGAAGGAGTTGTTGAGTTATGAATGGAGCAGTTTGCCTCACTATCGCCGCAACCAATGTCCAGAATGGCTGGAACGGCAGCGGGTGCTGGATGCTTTTGCGTTGTCTGGCAGTCGACGTGGCAGGCTGGCGTATGTGAAGTCGCTAGAGGAGAGGGCGAAGAATCGTGAGGCTTTGAAGACGGAGTCGAGTGAGTTGATGCTGTATCGGGGTTGGTATATGGGCAACGAGGCGTTTCGCGATCAGTTAGTGGACAAGGCTAAGGCATTGGTGGGGCGCGTTGCGAAAGGAAGTGTAACTGGCGAGGCGGTTCGATTGCATGAAAGGAAGGAAGCAGAGGTCAAGTTGATGCGCGGCATGGGGTTTTTGGAACTCCCAAAGGAGAGGGAGGCGCTGAAGGCGCTTGGATGCGGGCAAGAAGACAAGGTGTTGCTGGCGAGTTGGTTGAAGCAGAACACGACAGTTGGGAATGGTTGGATTAGCAACCAGCTTGTTATGGGGAATGAGAGAGGGCTGGCGCGGATGGTGAGGCGTGTGCTAGACTCGAAATCAGGTCGCAAAAAATATGAAAAGCTCAACCAAATGTTGCAATGCGCGGACTGA